The following are encoded together in the Humulus lupulus chromosome 5, drHumLupu1.1, whole genome shotgun sequence genome:
- the LOC133834761 gene encoding heat stress transcription factor B-2a-like has translation MAVETNGESSAADSQKPLPTPFLTKTYQLVDDPAIDDVISWNDDGSTFIVWNPTVFARDLLPKYFKHNNFSSFVRQLNTYGFRKVVPDRWEFSNDYFRKDEKRLLCEIQRRKIATTTPTVAAIPTARPIISPSNSGEEQVISSNSSSIVAPAELVDENERLRKENQQLTKELAEMKTLCSNIFSMVSNYACVQSDSGFQAKEAGFREVKPLDLMPGKRFGGEVEEVVIGDGKTSPKLFGVTLGNKRARADGGDRAAAAAAEDEMDLRLQQPAGVDVKSEPLDVDHQEKPWLKQCHRANQRVCN, from the exons ATGGCGGTGGAGACCAACGGCGAATCTTCTGCCGCCGACTCCCAGAAGCCATTACCGACACCGTTTTTGACCAAGACTTACCAGCTCGTCGACGATCCCGCCATTGACGACGTCATCTCCTGGAACGACGACGGATCTACCTTCATCGTCTGGAATCCGACTGTTTTCGCTAGAGATTTGCTCCCTAAATATTTCAAGCATAATAACTTCTCCAGCTTTGTTAGACAACTCAACACCTAT GGATTTAGGAAAGTTGTTCCTGATCGGTGGGAATTTTCTAACGACTACTTTCGCAAAGACGAGAAACGACTCCTGTGCGAAATACAACGCCGGAAAATTGCAACAACTACGCCGACAGTGGCGGCGATCCCTACAGCGAGGCCTATAATATCGCCGTCGAATTCGGGTGAAGAGCAAGTTATTTCTTCCAACTCATCGTCGATAGTAGCTCCCGCGGAGCTCGTAGATGAGAATGAGAGGTTAAGGAAGGAGAACCAGCAGCTCACGAAAGAGTTAGCAGAGATGAAAACTCTCTGCAGTAATATCTTCAGTATGGTTTCGAACTATGCTTGTGTTCAATCCGATAGCGGTTTTCAGGCAAAGGAAGCCGGTTTTCGGGAAGTGAAACCACTGGATTTGATGCCTGGTAAGCGGTTTGGCGGCGAAGTGGAGGAGGTGGTTATTGGGGACGGGAAAACGAGTCCGAAGCTATTCGGTGTGACTTTAGGTAACAAAAGAGCTAGAGCTGACGGTGGGGATAgagcggcggcggcggcggcggaGGATGAGATGGATCTACGGCTGCAGCAGCCGGCTGGAGTTGATGTTAAATCAGAGCCGTTGGATGTAGACCATCAGGAAAAACCGTGGCTTAAACAGTGCCACAGAGCTAATCAGAGGGTCTGTAATTGA